One Mycolicibacterium rufum genomic window, GCCGACGAGAACCGGTGTCCTGGGATCGAGGGGCATGGTGCTCAACCTTCCTTGTCATAGGCGAACAGGGCGCCGTCGGCGATCAGGTCGTCGATGCGGTGGTCGTCGAGTCCGAGCACCCGCCGGCAGATGTCGCGGGTGTGTTCGCCGGGCATCGGTGCCGGGCGCAGTGGCGCGCGGGCGATGCGGCGGTACCGAGCGGGGGCGGTCTCCGCCGGAATGGGCTTGACCAGCAACGGATGCACCATCGGGGTGAACAGTTCCCGCGCGAGCACCTGCGGGTCGGCCGCGACATCCGCGGCCCGCTGCATCGGCGCGGCCGGCACCCCGTGGCGCTGCAGCAGCGCGGCGACCTCGTCCTTGTCCCGCGTCGACGTCCATGCGCCCACGGCGGCGATCAGCCCGGCCCGGTCGGCGGGCAGGTCGGCGACGCCGATCACGACGGCCAGGGATTCGCGGTCGGCGGGGCCGCGCACCGAGACGACACACCATTCGTCGTCGCCGGCGCACGGGTACACAGCGTGCACGGCGCTGTCATCGACCACGGGCATGCCTGCCGCGCAGGCGGATTCGACGACGTAGCGGTTGGCGAGCTGGTTGATGGCCGCCTCGGCCTGGGAGATGTGCACATGCGCGCCGCGGCCCGTACGGTCGCGGCGGATCAGGGCGGCCAGCGCGGCGATGGCCGTCAGCCTGCCCACCACGTGATCCGGGAAGATCGTCGTCGCGTCGAAGAACGCGCCCGGCGGGGCGTCGGGCGAGGTCCACAGGTGCGTGATGCCTGTGGACGCGCGCACCAGCGGCCCGTACCCCATCTGCGCACTCCACGGTCCCCGATCGCCGTAGGCGCTGCTCTCGGCCAACACGATGTCGGGGTTCAGCTCGCGCAGCCGTTCGTATGAGAAACCCAGGGACGCCAGCGTTCCGGGCTTGAAGTTCGCGAACACCGCGTCGGCGTCGGCGACCAGACGGGCGAACAGGTCGGCGCCCCGCGGGTGACGCAGATCAAGCCCCAGACTGGACTCGTTGCGGTGGGTCAGCGCCCACGACCGACTCGTCAGCTGTCCGGGGGGACTCTGCCGCAACCCGTCGGGATAGGCCGCGCTCTCGACCTTGATGACCTCCGCGCCGAGGTCGGCGAAGCACCGCCCGAGTTCACCGCCGGCGACGATCACCCCGAGGTCGAGGATGCGCAGGCCCGCCAGCGGGTGTGCCCCACCCGGCCGCGCCGACGCCGGGGCCGGTGCCGCGGCGTGCGGCCATGCGGGATCACCGGAACCCGCTTCGGGAGCCGGCGTGTCGAACCCGCGGCGTTCGCCGTCGACGACGAACGGGCCCACCGGGATCGCGATACGCACCTGCGCGGTGAGCGGTTCCTCGGCGATGGCTCCGACGGCGCGGAAGTGCTCGGCGGACAACGTGTCCCGCGGGGTGCGGACCGCCGCGATCGGCACCCCGCGCTGCTGCCCCTCGGCGACCAGACGGTCCATCGTCTGCGGCGCGAACAGATCGCCGATCGCCGCGTTGAGCTCCGCCGATGCGGCGTAGCGCGCGGCGATCGTGTCGAACTCCTGGCCCGCGAACCGTTCCGGCTCCCCGAGCCAGGCTCGCATCCCCCGCCACTGGCGCGGCGAGAGCAGACAGATGCGCACATGCCCGTCGCGGCATGCGAACACCGGATAGATCTGCTGATTGCGGGGCCGGCCCCGCCACAGCTGCGCCGGCTGCTTCAGCCCGACCGCGGCCTGCCCCTCGGAGCCGAACGGCGGGTCGAGCGCCTGCACCACGGCTTCGAAACGGGAGAAGTCGATGTGATCACCTGTGCCGCAACGTAACCGGTCGGCGTAGGCGACGAGCACCGCCCACGCCGCCTGCACCGCGGCCGTCGCCGAGGCCACCCCGATGGGCGGAAGGACCGGCGTCCCGGTCGACGGTCCGGTCCGCGAGAGCGCCGAGGACATCGCGTAGAGGACGGCGTCGGTGGCGTGCCACGACGCGCGGGGTCCCGTCGCACCGAAGTCGGTGACCGAGAGCGTGACCAGGTGGGGATGGCGGTCGGCGAGCTCTTCGCAGGACGTCCCGAAAGCGGCGGCCCCACTGGGGTTTCCGCTGTCGATGACGATGTCCGCGGCGGCGGCGAGGTCGAGCAGACGGCGCCGATCGCCGTCGGCTGCCGGGTCGAGCCGCGCGCAGCGTTTGTTGGCGTTGTCGAGCGCGAACCCGATGCCCGCGCCGGCGACGGTCGGCGCGGCCCCCCGGGCCGGGCTGCCGCCCGGCGGCTCGATCTTGCAGACGTCCGCGCCCAGATCGGCCAGGATGCGGCCCACGGCGTCGGCGGCACCGGTCGACAGGTCGAGCACCCGCACGGACGTCAGCAACCCCGCCTCGCCCATCGATGGTGTCCGCCCTTCCGTGGTGACCGCGTGGTGACCGCTCGCGAAAGATTAACGCCCCGGTCATCGGGTACGGGTTGACGGTGTACCGGAGCCGGGTTGGATGAGGGTGATGACGAGCGCTGCGTGGACGACCGTGGACCGACAGCCGCTGAGCGACGAGATGGTCACTCGGCTCGACCGGTGGTGGCGGGCCGCCAACTATCTGTCCGTCGGCCAGATCTACCTGCTCGACAACCCGCTGCTGCGCACCCCACTGGTGCGCGATGACGTCAAACCGCGACTGCTCGGCCACTGGGGCACCACGCCCGGTCTCAACTTCCTCTACGCCCACCTCAACCGGACCATCGCCGAGCGGGCACAGTCGACGATCTACCTGACCGGCCCCGGCCACGGCGGGCCCGGCCTGGTGGCCAACGCCTATCTCGACGGCACCTACAGCGAGGTCTACCCGGACATCACGCCCGACGCCGAGGGTATGCGCCGGCTATTCAAGCAGTTCTCCTTCCCCGGCGGCATCCCCTCCCACGTCGCTCCCGAGACCCCCGGATCGATCCACGAGGGCGGCGAACTGGGCTACGTGCTGTCCCACGCCTATGGCGCCGCCTTCGACAACCCCGACCTGCTGGTCGCCGCCGTGGTCGGTGACGGCGAGGCCGAGACCGGCCCGCTGGCCACCAGTTGGCACTCGAACAAGCTGGCCAACCCCGCGCACGACGGCGTGGTGCTGCCGATCCTGCACCTCAACGGCTACAAGATCGCCAATCCGACCGTGCTGGCCCGGATCCCCGAAGACGAACTGCGCGCCCTGATGGTCGGCTACGGACACACGCCGTATTTCTTCGAGGTGCCCGACAGCGAGGATTCGGGTTCGGAGACTGCCCGCTTCGACGCGCACCGCCGGTTCGCCACGCTGCTCGACGACGTGCTCGACGAGATCGCCGCGATCAAGGCCCGCGCCGCCGAGGGCGACGACGCCCGGCCGTCGTGGCCGATGATCGTGTTCCGCACTCCGAAGGGCTGGACCGGGCCGGCGACGATCGACGGCAAGAAGACCACCGGATCGTGGCGCGCCCACCAGGTTCCGCTGGCCAGTGCCCGCGACACCGAAGAGCATCTCGCCGTCCTCGGCGACTGGCTGGCCTCCTACCGCGCCGGGGAACTGTTCGACGACGACGGCAGGCTGCACGACGACATCGCGGCGCTGGCGCCCAAGGGTCCGCTGCGGATGAGCGACAACCCGCACGCCAACGGCGGGCTGCTGCTCAAGGACCTCCGGTTGCCGGACTTCCGGTCCTTCGGGGTGGACGTCCCGGCGCCCGGGGCCACCGTCGCCGAGGCCACCCGCGTCCTCGGTCAGTGGCTGACCGAGGTGATCCGGCTCAACCCCGACAACTTCCGCATCTTCGGTCCCGACGAGACCGCCTCCAACCGGTTGCAGGCCGTCTACGACGCCACCGACAAGCAGTGGAACGCCGGCCTCGTCGGCCCCGAGGTCGACGAGCACCTGGCCCGGGTGGGCCGCGTGGTGGAGATGCTCTCCGAGCACCAGTGCCAGGGCTGGCTCGAGGGCTACCTGCTGACCGGCCGCCACGGCCTGTTCAACTGCTACGAGGCGTTCATCCACATCGTCGACTCGATGCTCAATCAGCACGCCAAATGGCTGAAGGTCACCGACACGATCCCGTGGCGGCGTCCCATCGCGAGCCTGAACTACCTGCTGTCCAGCCACGTCTGGCGCCAGGACCACAACGGGTTCTCCCACCAGGATCCCGGGTTCATCGACCACGTCGTGAACAAGAGCGCCCACGTGGTGCGGGTGTACCTGCCGCCGGACGCCAACACGCTGCTGTCGACGTACGACCACTGCCTGCGCTCCCGCCAGTACGTCAACGTCGTGGTCTCGGGCAAGCAGCCCTCCCCCAACTACCTGACCATGGAGCAGGCGATCGCCCACTGCACCCGCGGCCTGGGCATCTGGGAATGGGCGGGCAACGAGGAACTCGGCACCGATCCCGACGTCGTACTGGCGTCGGCGGGCGACATCCCGACGCTGGAGGCGCTCGCGGCCGCGGACATCCTGCGCCAACACCTGCCCGACCTGAAGGTGCGGTTCGTCAACGTCGTCGACCTGATGCGGCTGCAGGACGACACCGAGCATCCGCACGGGCTGTCCAGCCGCGACTTCGACATGATCTTCACCGCCGACCGGCCGATCATCTTCGCCTATCACGGCTATCCGTGGCTGATCCACCGGCTGACCTACCGGCGCACCGGACACGCCAACCTGCACGTGCGCGGCTACAAGGAGGAGGGCACCACGACGACGCCCTTCGACATGGTGATGCTCAACGACCTGGACCGCTACCACCTGGTGATGGACGTGATCGACCGCGTCCCATCGCTGGGCTCGCGGTGCGCCACGCTGCGCCAGCAGATGGCCGACAAGCGCATCGCCGCCCGCGAGTACACCCGTGCCCACGGCGACGACATCGGCGAGGTCAAGGACTGGGTGTGGCCCGCGGCCCGGGAGTCCGGGTTCGGTGTGGGCGGCGCGGACGCCGCCGCCGACACCGGTGGCGACAACGAGTAGCTGACCTGGGCTGACCGCCGGATTCGGTACTCTGGGGCGGTTATGTCCGACGCCCTGGTCTCGCCTGAGCCCCACCCGGTGGTGGGGCAGCTGGCGGCGCTGCACCATTTCCGCACCTACGTCGACGTCGCGGTGGTCGTCGTGGTACTGGCGCTGACCAACCTGCTCGCGCACTTCACGACGCCGTGGGCCAACGTCGCGGTGGTCCCGGCCGCCGCGGTCGCGCTGGTGGCGCTGGTGCGATCCCGGGGTCTGGGCTGGTCGGAGCTCGGGTTGGGCCGCGAACACTGGCGCTCGGGCGCCGGCTACGCGCTGGGCGCGGTGGCCCTGGTCGGCATCGTGATCGCGGTAGGGGCGCTGCTGCCCTGGACCCGGCCGATGTTCCTCAACGATCACTACGCGACGCTGTCGGGCGCGCTGCTGGCCTCGATGATCATCATCCCGCTGCAGACCGTGATCCCCGAGGAGCTCGCGTTCCGCGGGGTCCTGCACGGCGCGCTGGACCGCGCGTGGGGTTTCCGTGGGGTGGCGGCGGCGGGCTCGCTGCTGTTCGGGCTGTGGCACATCGCGTCGTCGCTCGGGCTGACGGCAGGCAACGTCGGATTCACCCGGGTGCTCGGCGGCGGGGTGTTCGGGATGGTCGCCGGTGTCGTGGGGGCGGTGCTGGCCACCGCCGCCGCGGGGTTCGTGTTCACCTGGCTGCGCCGTCGCAGCGGCAGCCTGATCGCGCCGATCGCGCTGCACTGGTCGCTCAACGGGCTCGGCGCCCTCGCCGCGGCCCTGGTGTGGCACCTGAGCTGAGTCAGGCGGTGCGCACGCGCGGCGTCCGCAGCCCCAGCGTGCGGCGGCCGGCGGCGAGCAGTTCCTCGCGCACCGCCTCGTCGCTCAGTCCGTCGAACGGCACGCCGACCGCCGCGGCCATGCCGG contains:
- a CDS encoding CaiB/BaiF CoA-transferase family protein; translated protein: MGEAGLLTSVRVLDLSTGAADAVGRILADLGADVCKIEPPGGSPARGAAPTVAGAGIGFALDNANKRCARLDPAADGDRRRLLDLAAAADIVIDSGNPSGAAAFGTSCEELADRHPHLVTLSVTDFGATGPRASWHATDAVLYAMSSALSRTGPSTGTPVLPPIGVASATAAVQAAWAVLVAYADRLRCGTGDHIDFSRFEAVVQALDPPFGSEGQAAVGLKQPAQLWRGRPRNQQIYPVFACRDGHVRICLLSPRQWRGMRAWLGEPERFAGQEFDTIAARYAASAELNAAIGDLFAPQTMDRLVAEGQQRGVPIAAVRTPRDTLSAEHFRAVGAIAEEPLTAQVRIAIPVGPFVVDGERRGFDTPAPEAGSGDPAWPHAAAPAPASARPGGAHPLAGLRILDLGVIVAGGELGRCFADLGAEVIKVESAAYPDGLRQSPPGQLTSRSWALTHRNESSLGLDLRHPRGADLFARLVADADAVFANFKPGTLASLGFSYERLRELNPDIVLAESSAYGDRGPWSAQMGYGPLVRASTGITHLWTSPDAPPGAFFDATTIFPDHVVGRLTAIAALAALIRRDRTGRGAHVHISQAEAAINQLANRYVVESACAAGMPVVDDSAVHAVYPCAGDDEWCVVSVRGPADRESLAVVIGVADLPADRAGLIAAVGAWTSTRDKDEVAALLQRHGVPAAPMQRAADVAADPQVLARELFTPMVHPLLVKPIPAETAPARYRRIARAPLRPAPMPGEHTRDICRRVLGLDDHRIDDLIADGALFAYDKEG
- a CDS encoding phosphoketolase family protein: MTSAAWTTVDRQPLSDEMVTRLDRWWRAANYLSVGQIYLLDNPLLRTPLVRDDVKPRLLGHWGTTPGLNFLYAHLNRTIAERAQSTIYLTGPGHGGPGLVANAYLDGTYSEVYPDITPDAEGMRRLFKQFSFPGGIPSHVAPETPGSIHEGGELGYVLSHAYGAAFDNPDLLVAAVVGDGEAETGPLATSWHSNKLANPAHDGVVLPILHLNGYKIANPTVLARIPEDELRALMVGYGHTPYFFEVPDSEDSGSETARFDAHRRFATLLDDVLDEIAAIKARAAEGDDARPSWPMIVFRTPKGWTGPATIDGKKTTGSWRAHQVPLASARDTEEHLAVLGDWLASYRAGELFDDDGRLHDDIAALAPKGPLRMSDNPHANGGLLLKDLRLPDFRSFGVDVPAPGATVAEATRVLGQWLTEVIRLNPDNFRIFGPDETASNRLQAVYDATDKQWNAGLVGPEVDEHLARVGRVVEMLSEHQCQGWLEGYLLTGRHGLFNCYEAFIHIVDSMLNQHAKWLKVTDTIPWRRPIASLNYLLSSHVWRQDHNGFSHQDPGFIDHVVNKSAHVVRVYLPPDANTLLSTYDHCLRSRQYVNVVVSGKQPSPNYLTMEQAIAHCTRGLGIWEWAGNEELGTDPDVVLASAGDIPTLEALAAADILRQHLPDLKVRFVNVVDLMRLQDDTEHPHGLSSRDFDMIFTADRPIIFAYHGYPWLIHRLTYRRTGHANLHVRGYKEEGTTTTPFDMVMLNDLDRYHLVMDVIDRVPSLGSRCATLRQQMADKRIAAREYTRAHGDDIGEVKDWVWPAARESGFGVGGADAAADTGGDNE
- a CDS encoding CPBP family intramembrane glutamic endopeptidase, whose protein sequence is MSDALVSPEPHPVVGQLAALHHFRTYVDVAVVVVVLALTNLLAHFTTPWANVAVVPAAAVALVALVRSRGLGWSELGLGREHWRSGAGYALGAVALVGIVIAVGALLPWTRPMFLNDHYATLSGALLASMIIIPLQTVIPEELAFRGVLHGALDRAWGFRGVAAAGSLLFGLWHIASSLGLTAGNVGFTRVLGGGVFGMVAGVVGAVLATAAAGFVFTWLRRRSGSLIAPIALHWSLNGLGALAAALVWHLS